In Paraburkholderia sp. BL10I2N1, a single genomic region encodes these proteins:
- a CDS encoding MMPL family transporter: MAAGNNAQFDKMPVVTDPTMFDRRSGNALERLIFNRRPWLVLICAIVTVILGFQASRLEVNASFEKMIPLSHPSIRNYLTNKADLKGLGNSIRVVVEAKNGNVYDPTYLNALKRINDALFLIPGVDRPGVKSLWMPIVRWNTVTENGFAGGPVMPESYDGSAAQIDRLRTNVARANIVGSLVANDLKSSMIQIPLLDAYPDTGKPLDYAKLTHQIEDVLQRESHGEVRVHVVGFAKLVGDLISGLKLITMYFGVSALIALVLIFLYTRCIRSTLLVVSCSLIAVIWQLGIIKTLGFVLDPYSILVPFLVFAIGVSHGAQKMNGITQDVGRGTHKYVAARYTFRRLFLAGLTALLADVVGFAVLMVIDIPVIKDLAFTASVGVGVLVFTNLLLLPVLLSYIGVSPSAARRSVKTEKEENVGHNATGSLWNLLDRFTERRWATAAIVCAALLAVMGWSVSLKLQIGDLDAGAPELRPDSRYNIDNAYINAHYGLSSDLFVIIGKSAQTSCDGNNFPLAVEADRLETMLRTVPGVQTTTSIGALSRWVTSGFYEGYPKWYTIDRVPSIQNKTVSQIVLDHPDLLNATCTTAPIIAYLTDHKAATLARVMAAAEDFARAHDDKDHQFLMVAGSAGIDAVTNVVVARANRLMLFMVYGAVILLCFITFRSWRAVIVAVVPLAVTSILCEALMVVLGIGVKVSTLPVIALGVGIGVDYALYLLSVQLSYQRAGQPLAAAYRHAVQFTGKVVALVGVTLAAGVITWAFSPIKFQADMGILLTFMFLWNMIGALILIPALSHFLLRGISDAASKAAATPVKAEAPQQPLRAVRAENPGATGSATAEQTTRG, from the coding sequence AGATGATCCCGCTCTCGCACCCCTCCATCCGCAACTATCTGACGAACAAGGCAGATCTCAAGGGTCTCGGTAATTCGATCCGCGTGGTCGTCGAAGCGAAGAACGGCAATGTTTATGATCCAACCTATCTGAATGCGCTAAAACGGATCAACGATGCCTTGTTCCTGATCCCGGGCGTCGATCGGCCAGGCGTCAAATCGTTGTGGATGCCGATCGTGCGCTGGAATACGGTGACTGAAAATGGCTTTGCGGGCGGTCCTGTCATGCCCGAAAGCTACGACGGCTCAGCCGCGCAGATCGACCGGCTCCGCACCAATGTTGCGCGCGCCAACATAGTCGGCAGCCTCGTCGCGAATGATCTGAAGTCGAGCATGATCCAGATCCCGCTGCTCGACGCGTACCCTGATACTGGCAAGCCGCTTGATTACGCGAAGCTCACTCACCAGATCGAAGACGTCCTGCAGCGCGAGTCGCATGGCGAGGTCCGCGTACACGTGGTCGGATTCGCCAAGCTGGTCGGCGACCTGATATCGGGGCTCAAGCTCATCACGATGTACTTCGGGGTGTCGGCACTGATCGCACTCGTACTGATTTTTCTGTACACGCGCTGCATTCGCAGCACTCTGCTGGTCGTGAGCTGCTCGCTGATCGCCGTGATCTGGCAGCTTGGCATCATCAAGACGCTGGGTTTTGTGCTCGACCCCTACTCGATCCTGGTGCCATTCCTTGTGTTCGCGATAGGCGTGTCGCACGGCGCCCAGAAGATGAACGGCATCACACAGGATGTCGGCCGAGGCACACACAAGTATGTCGCCGCACGTTACACCTTCCGGCGTCTGTTCCTTGCCGGCCTCACCGCCCTGCTCGCGGACGTGGTCGGATTCGCCGTGCTGATGGTGATCGACATTCCCGTCATCAAGGATCTCGCCTTTACCGCGAGCGTCGGGGTTGGCGTGCTGGTGTTCACGAACCTGCTATTGCTGCCGGTACTGCTTTCGTACATCGGCGTCAGCCCGTCGGCTGCGCGGCGCAGTGTCAAGACTGAGAAAGAAGAAAACGTGGGGCACAATGCGACGGGTTCGCTATGGAATCTGCTCGACCGTTTCACTGAGCGTCGCTGGGCCACTGCGGCGATTGTGTGCGCAGCGCTCCTCGCCGTTATGGGCTGGAGCGTCAGTCTGAAGCTTCAGATCGGCGACCTCGACGCAGGCGCACCGGAACTGCGACCAGACTCCCGCTATAACATCGACAACGCTTACATCAATGCACACTACGGATTATCGAGCGATCTGTTCGTGATCATCGGAAAGTCTGCGCAAACCAGTTGTGACGGCAACAACTTTCCGCTTGCAGTCGAAGCCGACCGGCTTGAGACCATGCTACGCACCGTGCCTGGCGTCCAGACCACCACCTCGATCGGCGCCCTTTCCCGTTGGGTCACGTCCGGGTTCTACGAGGGTTACCCGAAGTGGTACACGATCGACCGGGTGCCGTCCATCCAGAACAAGACCGTCTCGCAGATCGTGCTCGACCACCCGGACCTGCTGAATGCGACATGTACGACCGCGCCGATCATTGCCTACCTGACGGACCACAAGGCAGCAACATTGGCGCGCGTCATGGCAGCCGCTGAAGATTTTGCCAGGGCACACGACGACAAGGATCACCAGTTTCTGATGGTGGCCGGCTCCGCCGGCATCGATGCGGTGACGAACGTAGTCGTCGCGCGGGCCAACCGGTTGATGTTGTTCATGGTGTATGGAGCGGTAATCCTGCTTTGCTTCATCACCTTCCGTAGCTGGCGCGCTGTGATCGTCGCTGTCGTACCGCTCGCAGTCACGTCGATTCTCTGCGAAGCGTTGATGGTGGTGCTCGGTATCGGCGTGAAAGTATCGACATTGCCGGTAATCGCGTTAGGTGTCGGCATCGGCGTCGACTACGCACTCTATCTGCTGAGCGTTCAGCTGTCGTATCAGCGAGCCGGGCAGCCGCTGGCGGCCGCGTACCGTCATGCGGTGCAGTTCACTGGCAAGGTGGTCGCGCTGGTCGGCGTGACGCTTGCGGCAGGTGTCATTACGTGGGCGTTTTCGCCGATCAAGTTTCAGGCGGACATGGGCATCCTGCTGACATTCATGTTCCTGTGGAACATGATCGGCGCGCTGATCCTCATTCCCGCCCTGTCGCATTTCCTGCTGCGCGGCATTTCCGATGCGGCAAGCAAAGCGGCGGCGACGCCCGTGAAGGCCGAAGCGCCGCAGCAACCGCTGCGCGCGGTGCGTGCCGAGAATCCTGGCGCAACGGGCAGCGCCACCGCTGAACAGACTACACGGGGCTGA
- a CDS encoding cytochrome P450: protein MSATGQAALPESAPIPAHVPPHLVVDMDIYHPPGAEDDYHLALKRLHDDGIPDIFWTPRNGGHWIATRGDDIYQIFKDYENFSSKQLTVPLVEHAPLPPIFFDPPLHTAYRALIAPAFMPQAISKLEEKAREMTIELIDGFYQRGEVEFVSGFAQHLPIGIFMNMVALPPEDRDYLLGLADKMVRPAAAQEKLTALGAIFEYLGVKIAERRANPGDDLISRIVQSNIDGRALTDQELKGLCGLVLIGGLDTVASAMGFIANFLAKSPVHRKQLIEHPELTQKAVDELLRRFPVVNQGRRITHDFEYKGVQMKEGDMIIIPTTLHGLDDRKFNDPLAVDFSRPTPIHSTFGNGAHRCPGSFLARVELKVFLQEWLKRIPHFQVKPGEKAGVHGGVNGTLYYLPLVWDVR, encoded by the coding sequence ATGTCAGCAACTGGTCAAGCAGCCCTTCCCGAGTCGGCGCCGATTCCCGCACACGTACCCCCGCATCTGGTTGTGGATATGGACATCTACCATCCTCCCGGCGCCGAAGATGACTACCATCTCGCGCTGAAGAGGTTGCACGACGACGGCATTCCCGACATCTTCTGGACACCACGCAACGGTGGCCACTGGATCGCGACGCGCGGCGACGACATCTATCAGATCTTCAAGGACTACGAGAATTTCTCGTCGAAGCAGTTGACCGTGCCGCTGGTCGAGCATGCGCCGCTGCCGCCGATCTTCTTCGATCCGCCATTGCACACGGCGTACCGTGCGCTGATTGCGCCGGCCTTCATGCCGCAGGCGATCAGCAAGCTCGAAGAGAAGGCCCGCGAGATGACGATCGAGTTGATCGACGGTTTTTATCAAAGGGGCGAGGTGGAATTTGTGTCCGGCTTCGCGCAACATCTCCCGATTGGCATCTTTATGAACATGGTCGCGTTGCCGCCAGAAGATCGTGACTATCTCCTCGGTCTGGCCGACAAGATGGTGCGGCCCGCAGCGGCGCAGGAAAAACTGACGGCGCTCGGTGCGATTTTCGAGTATCTCGGCGTCAAGATCGCCGAGCGGCGCGCCAATCCAGGCGACGACCTGATCAGCCGCATCGTTCAGTCGAACATCGACGGGCGTGCGCTAACCGATCAGGAGCTCAAGGGCCTCTGCGGACTCGTGCTGATTGGCGGGCTCGATACGGTCGCGTCCGCGATGGGCTTTATCGCGAATTTTCTTGCGAAGAGCCCGGTGCATCGCAAGCAGCTGATTGAGCATCCAGAACTCACACAAAAGGCGGTCGACGAACTGTTGCGACGCTTTCCGGTGGTGAATCAGGGACGTCGCATCACGCACGACTTCGAATACAAGGGCGTGCAGATGAAGGAAGGCGACATGATCATTATTCCGACCACGCTGCACGGTCTGGACGATCGCAAGTTCAACGATCCGCTTGCGGTGGACTTTTCTCGTCCGACGCCGATTCATTCCACTTTCGGTAACGGCGCGCATCGCTGTCCGGGATCATTTCTCGCGCGCGTGGAACTCAAGGTCTTCCTGCAGGAGTGGCTCAAGCGTATTCCCCACTTTCAGGTCAAGCCGGGTGAAAAGGCGGGTGTGCATGGCGGCGTCAACGGCACGCTTTATTATCTGCCGCTGGTGTGGGACGTGCGTTAA
- a CDS encoding acyl-CoA dehydrogenase, with protein MDFTLVEEQQMLADVVGRFVDNEYGFEARRRLAATPQGWSAEHWSTLAKMGLLALNVPEQYGGLAASPAETMIVMEAFGRGLVLEPYLSSAVLGTRLIGRAAHETHKASWLNSLAGGTLKTALATLEPGARFDLWNVTTMARASGTGYVLNGRKGVVLHGDSADVLLVSARTSGGATDTAGITLFAVDAKAPGVTVKGFPALDGQRVAEITLAEVEVGADAVLGAVGEGYPLLEWTVDHGIFALCAEAVGTMAKLADLTYDYLRTRKQFGSPIGKFQALQHRAADILTAVEQARSMVYFAAAKLDGDDASESHRAVCAAKAMIGRSGRFIAQQAVQLHGGMGMTDELSVGWYVKRLTCIDMTWGNIEHHVELYGAYL; from the coding sequence ATGGACTTTACGCTCGTCGAAGAGCAACAGATGCTGGCCGACGTGGTTGGCCGTTTCGTCGACAACGAATACGGCTTCGAAGCGCGCCGGCGGCTGGCCGCAACGCCACAAGGCTGGTCTGCTGAGCACTGGTCGACGCTTGCCAAAATGGGTCTGCTGGCGTTGAACGTGCCCGAGCAGTACGGCGGCCTTGCAGCGTCGCCGGCCGAAACCATGATCGTGATGGAAGCGTTTGGCCGGGGACTTGTGCTTGAGCCATACCTTTCATCGGCTGTGCTGGGTACGAGACTGATTGGCCGCGCCGCCCATGAGACTCATAAGGCCTCATGGCTCAATAGTCTCGCCGGGGGCACCCTGAAGACCGCGCTCGCGACGCTCGAACCGGGCGCGCGGTTCGATCTGTGGAACGTGACCACGATGGCGAGAGCATCCGGTACAGGCTACGTGCTGAACGGTCGCAAAGGCGTCGTCCTGCACGGCGACAGCGCCGACGTGCTTCTGGTCTCCGCGCGCACATCAGGCGGCGCTACGGACACGGCGGGCATCACGCTGTTCGCGGTCGACGCGAAGGCTCCCGGCGTGACGGTCAAAGGCTTTCCGGCACTCGATGGTCAGCGGGTCGCGGAGATCACGCTAGCGGAGGTGGAGGTCGGTGCGGACGCAGTGCTCGGCGCGGTGGGCGAGGGCTACCCGCTGCTGGAGTGGACCGTCGATCACGGCATCTTCGCGTTGTGCGCGGAAGCCGTGGGGACGATGGCGAAACTGGCCGATCTGACCTACGACTATCTGCGCACGCGCAAGCAGTTCGGCTCGCCGATCGGCAAGTTCCAGGCGCTGCAGCATCGCGCCGCCGATATCTTGACCGCTGTGGAGCAGGCGCGTTCAATGGTCTATTTCGCCGCCGCAAAGCTCGATGGCGACGACGCGAGCGAGAGCCATCGCGCTGTCTGCGCAGCAAAGGCGATGATCGGCCGTAGCGGGCGCTTCATTGCGCAGCAGGCCGTGCAATTGCACGGCGGGATGGGAATGACCGATGAACTGTCGGTCGGCTGGTACGTGAAGCGCCTGACCTGTATCGATATGACCTGGGGCAACATCGAACATCACGTCGAACTGTACGGGGCTTATCTGTAA
- a CDS encoding acyl-CoA dehydrogenase family protein gives MDLRESLEDKAFRASVREFVAARLPVDIRDRVLNFRHVPREDYVRWQRILAANGWGAPAWPVKYGGAGWNATQRNIFDEECFTAGAPRQMPFGLSMVGPVLQKFGTPAQRNYFLPRIVSMEDWWCQGYSEPGAGSDLASLKTRAECVPRDGEPFYIVNGQKIWTSFAQWANWIFCLVRTHSDGRPQEGISFLLIDMKTPGITVRPIKTLDGGHDVNEVFFENVEVPIRNLVGEEHRGWTIAKYLLGHERTNIAGLGNCKRFMRRLKEIARTEVKHGKPLIDDVRFRDRIAKVEIDLIAHEWSLLRVASAESAGQTIGPEASVLKIRGSEIQQELTELIMECAGPYAVPFVGEALNADWSGETANGELLNALAAHYLDWRKISIYGGSTEVQKNIIAKLALGI, from the coding sequence ATGGATTTGCGAGAAAGTCTCGAAGACAAGGCCTTTCGCGCATCGGTTCGGGAATTCGTGGCGGCCCGGTTACCCGTGGATATCCGCGATCGCGTGCTGAATTTTCGCCATGTGCCACGTGAAGACTACGTGCGCTGGCAGCGCATCCTCGCGGCCAACGGCTGGGGCGCGCCCGCGTGGCCAGTCAAATACGGCGGCGCGGGATGGAACGCCACGCAGCGCAATATCTTCGATGAAGAATGCTTCACCGCGGGGGCGCCGCGCCAGATGCCCTTTGGCCTGTCGATGGTCGGACCGGTGCTGCAAAAGTTCGGTACGCCCGCGCAACGCAACTATTTTCTTCCTCGCATTGTGTCGATGGAGGACTGGTGGTGTCAGGGCTATTCGGAGCCCGGGGCCGGTTCCGATCTGGCGTCTCTGAAGACCCGCGCCGAGTGCGTTCCGCGTGACGGCGAACCGTTCTATATCGTCAACGGCCAGAAGATCTGGACGTCGTTCGCGCAGTGGGCCAACTGGATTTTCTGTCTCGTGCGCACGCATAGTGACGGTCGTCCACAGGAAGGCATCTCGTTCCTGTTGATAGACATGAAGACGCCCGGCATTACCGTGCGGCCGATCAAGACACTCGACGGAGGGCATGACGTCAACGAGGTGTTCTTCGAGAACGTCGAAGTACCGATTCGCAATCTCGTCGGTGAAGAGCATCGTGGCTGGACGATCGCGAAATATCTGCTCGGCCATGAGCGCACCAACATCGCCGGGCTTGGCAACTGCAAACGCTTCATGCGCCGCTTGAAGGAAATTGCGCGGACCGAGGTCAAGCACGGCAAGCCGCTAATCGACGACGTTCGCTTTCGCGACAGGATCGCGAAGGTAGAGATCGACCTGATCGCGCACGAGTGGTCGCTGTTGCGGGTAGCTTCCGCTGAATCGGCGGGGCAGACGATTGGTCCCGAAGCGTCCGTGCTGAAGATTCGCGGCTCGGAGATCCAGCAGGAACTGACGGAACTGATTATGGAATGCGCCGGCCCTTACGCTGTGCCGTTCGTCGGTGAAGCGCTGAACGCGGACTGGAGCGGAGAAACGGCCAACGGCGAGTTGCTCAACGCGCTCGCCGCACACTACCTCGACTGGCGCAAGATCTCGATCTATGGCGGCTCGACCGAGGTGCAGAAAAACATTATCGCCAAACTGGCGCTCGGCATCTGA
- a CDS encoding MaoC/PaaZ C-terminal domain-containing protein: MLNYEVVKNWPIEDVTQTYTARDVMLYALGLGIGSDPLDAQQLRYVYEKQLQAMPTCAAAFAWPKSWMRDPRAGVDYLKLVHGEQDVRFLHPMPSAATIVSKTRVSLVSDKGAGKGAIVELKRDLVEEASGERLAEVRQVSFLRGDGGFSAESGMSDPPPEALPPVPERAPDREFVFSTSTQGALIYRLSGDSNPLHADPEVAAKAGFRQPILHGLATYGIAGYAAIRNCAGNDAARLKRLALRLTSPVYPGETIRFQFWRESDTRLHLRARVDARDVVVLNNGIVEIS, from the coding sequence ATGCTGAACTACGAAGTCGTCAAGAACTGGCCGATAGAAGACGTCACCCAGACCTACACTGCGCGCGACGTCATGCTGTACGCACTTGGCCTTGGCATCGGCAGCGATCCGCTGGACGCTCAGCAGCTTCGCTATGTCTACGAGAAGCAGTTGCAGGCGATGCCGACCTGTGCCGCTGCGTTTGCCTGGCCCAAGTCATGGATGCGCGATCCGCGCGCGGGCGTCGATTATCTGAAGCTGGTGCACGGCGAACAGGATGTTCGTTTCCTTCATCCGATGCCGTCGGCGGCTACCATCGTCAGCAAGACGCGCGTGAGCCTGGTTTCGGACAAGGGGGCGGGCAAGGGCGCAATTGTCGAACTGAAGCGCGATCTGGTCGAAGAGGCGAGCGGCGAACGGCTCGCGGAAGTACGGCAAGTGTCGTTTCTGCGAGGCGACGGCGGCTTTAGTGCGGAATCTGGTATGAGCGACCCACCGCCCGAGGCGCTGCCACCGGTTCCCGAGCGCGCGCCAGACAGAGAATTCGTGTTCTCGACATCCACTCAGGGCGCGTTGATCTATCGGCTGTCCGGCGATTCGAATCCGCTGCATGCCGACCCCGAAGTCGCCGCGAAAGCGGGCTTCAGGCAACCGATACTGCACGGACTTGCGACATACGGCATCGCGGGCTACGCGGCGATCCGCAACTGCGCGGGTAACGATGCCGCACGGCTGAAGCGGCTTGCGCTTCGGCTCACGTCGCCGGTCTATCCAGGCGAAACCATCCGCTTCCAGTTCTGGCGCGAGAGTGACACACGTTTGCATTTGCGCGCGCGAGTCGATGCGCGCGATGTGGTGGTGTTGAACAACGGTATCGTCGAAATCAGCTGA
- a CDS encoding enoyl-CoA hydratase, whose translation MRYETILYDVKDRIATVTLNRPEHMNTWNDQVATEVYEAMQAAGADRGVRVIVFTGAGKAFCAGGDIHSFGGDPHALMTKLPRPFDMRKRADWQTRCSYYPAIPKPVIAMLNGATVGIGLIHALFCDIRFAAEDATITTAFARRGLTAEYGMAWILSHHVGHARALDLLLSARKIKGLEAERMGLVNRAFPSSALADETYAYARDLAENCSPRSMRVMKAQLWEVPFQTPHEAIMSAGLDMPIANQCDDYKEGIASFLEKRKPNFADD comes from the coding sequence ATGCGCTACGAGACCATCCTGTACGACGTGAAGGACCGTATTGCCACCGTCACGCTGAACCGTCCGGAACACATGAACACCTGGAACGACCAGGTGGCCACCGAGGTTTACGAGGCCATGCAGGCGGCGGGCGCGGACCGCGGCGTGCGCGTGATCGTGTTCACAGGAGCGGGCAAGGCTTTCTGCGCCGGAGGCGACATTCACAGCTTTGGTGGCGATCCACACGCGCTGATGACCAAGCTGCCGCGTCCCTTCGACATGCGCAAACGCGCCGACTGGCAAACGCGCTGTTCGTACTACCCGGCGATACCGAAGCCCGTCATCGCCATGCTAAACGGCGCGACAGTCGGCATCGGGCTGATTCACGCGCTGTTCTGCGACATCCGCTTCGCCGCCGAGGACGCCACGATTACTACTGCGTTTGCGCGTCGCGGGTTGACGGCTGAGTATGGCATGGCGTGGATCCTCTCGCACCACGTCGGACATGCCCGCGCGCTTGATCTCCTGTTGTCGGCACGCAAGATCAAGGGGCTCGAAGCTGAACGGATGGGCCTTGTGAACCGCGCGTTCCCGTCGAGCGCGTTGGCCGACGAGACCTATGCCTATGCACGCGACCTGGCCGAGAACTGCTCGCCCCGCTCGATGCGCGTCATGAAGGCGCAGTTGTGGGAGGTGCCATTCCAGACGCCGCATGAAGCGATCATGTCCGCCGGGCTGGACATGCCCATCGCCAATCAGTGCGATGACTACAAGGAAGGCATCGCGAGCTTCCTGGAGAAGCGCAAGCCGAATTTCGCCGACGATTGA
- a CDS encoding acyl-CoA dehydrogenase family protein: MSRLSPSDPYRELRDALRELSKEFPDEYWRRIDHERVYPEAFVDALTRAGWMAALIPQEYGGSGLGLTEASVIMEEINRNGGNSGFCHGQMYNMNTLLRNGSEEQKRAYLPKIASGELRLQSMAVTEPTTGTDTTKMKTMAVKKDGRYVVNGQKVWISRVQHSDTMILLARTTPLAEVKKKSEGLSCFLVDLHQAIGNGLTVRPIPNMVNHETNELFFDNLEIPEENLIGEEGKGFKYILDGLNAERALIAAECIGDGYWFVDRASKYASERQVFDRPIGMNQGVQFPIAEAYIDVRAADLMRYKACELFDDHQPCGAEANMAKHLAATASWKAANACLQTHGGFGFACEYDVERKFRETRLYQVAPISTNLILSYIAEHVLDMPRSF; this comes from the coding sequence ATGAGCAGACTCTCCCCCTCCGATCCGTATCGGGAACTGCGCGACGCGTTGCGCGAGCTGTCGAAAGAATTCCCTGACGAGTACTGGCGCCGCATCGACCACGAGCGGGTCTATCCGGAAGCATTCGTCGATGCATTGACGCGCGCGGGCTGGATGGCCGCGCTGATTCCGCAGGAATACGGCGGTTCAGGGCTCGGACTGACCGAGGCGTCCGTCATCATGGAAGAGATCAATCGCAACGGCGGCAACTCGGGCTTTTGCCACGGGCAGATGTACAACATGAACACGCTGCTGCGCAACGGCTCCGAGGAGCAAAAGCGGGCGTACCTGCCGAAGATCGCTAGTGGCGAACTGCGTCTGCAGTCGATGGCTGTGACCGAACCGACCACCGGTACGGACACCACCAAAATGAAAACGATGGCGGTGAAGAAGGACGGCCGCTATGTCGTCAATGGCCAGAAAGTATGGATTTCTCGCGTACAGCATTCGGACACGATGATCCTGCTGGCGCGCACCACGCCGCTCGCCGAGGTCAAGAAGAAATCCGAAGGCCTGTCATGCTTTCTGGTCGACTTGCATCAGGCGATCGGCAACGGTCTGACCGTGCGTCCGATTCCGAACATGGTCAACCATGAAACCAATGAACTGTTCTTCGACAACCTCGAGATCCCGGAAGAGAACCTGATTGGCGAGGAAGGCAAGGGCTTCAAGTACATCCTCGATGGACTGAATGCAGAGCGCGCACTAATTGCCGCGGAATGTATCGGCGATGGCTACTGGTTCGTCGATCGCGCGTCGAAGTACGCCTCCGAGCGGCAGGTGTTCGACCGGCCCATCGGCATGAACCAGGGGGTGCAGTTCCCCATCGCCGAGGCCTATATCGACGTGCGGGCCGCAGATCTGATGCGTTACAAGGCATGCGAGCTATTCGACGACCACCAGCCGTGCGGTGCCGAAGCGAACATGGCCAAGCATCTGGCTGCCACCGCCTCATGGAAGGCCGCTAACGCGTGCCTGCAAACGCACGGCGGCTTCGGTTTTGCTTGCGAATACGACGTGGAGCGCAAATTCCGCGAAACCCGTCTGTATCAGGTAGCGCCCATTTCGACCAACCTGATCCTGTCGTACATCGCCGAACACGTGCTGGACATGCCGCGCTCGTTCTGA
- a CDS encoding acyl-CoA dehydrogenase family protein, protein MDFDFTDEQRMLKDSVERLVMDEYSFEQRARYLAEPEGFSRTQWARYAGMGLLGLTFDEDFGGSGCGPVETMMVMEAFGRGLVVEPYLATVVLCGGCIRLGGSVAQREAILPGIADGSLLMAFAYAESQSRYDLADVATTARRNGDGDGDGWILDGAKRVVVHGGSADRLIVSARVSGARRARDGIALFLVDANAPGLTRREYPTQDRLRAADIDLAGVRVTDADVIGVAGAALPLIESVVAQAIAALCAEAVGAMAAAYEETVEYLKVRKQFGVAIGSFQALQHRAVDMLVMVEQARSMALFATMMSGEQDVAERERSIAAAKVQIGRAARFVGQQGVQLHGGIGMTEECKVGHYLRRLSVIDILFGAAEHHLAQLARAGGLIDAAA, encoded by the coding sequence ATGGACTTTGATTTCACCGACGAGCAACGCATGCTCAAGGACAGCGTCGAGCGACTCGTGATGGACGAGTACAGCTTTGAACAGCGTGCACGCTACCTGGCTGAGCCGGAAGGGTTCAGCCGGACTCAGTGGGCCCGCTACGCCGGCATGGGCCTGCTGGGCCTGACGTTCGATGAAGACTTCGGCGGCAGCGGTTGCGGCCCGGTCGAAACGATGATGGTGATGGAAGCGTTCGGACGCGGGCTCGTTGTCGAGCCCTATCTTGCGACGGTAGTGCTCTGCGGCGGCTGTATCCGTCTTGGCGGCAGCGTCGCGCAGCGCGAAGCGATCCTGCCGGGCATTGCCGACGGCTCGTTGCTAATGGCATTCGCGTACGCCGAGTCACAGTCGCGCTACGACCTCGCCGACGTCGCCACGACCGCACGCCGCAACGGCGACGGCGACGGCGACGGCTGGATCCTGGACGGCGCGAAGCGCGTTGTCGTACACGGCGGCAGCGCGGACCGGCTGATCGTGTCAGCTCGCGTTTCAGGCGCACGCCGCGCTCGCGATGGAATCGCGCTGTTTCTGGTCGATGCGAACGCTCCGGGTCTCACGCGCCGCGAGTACCCGACGCAGGATCGACTGCGCGCGGCGGATATCGACCTGGCGGGCGTGCGCGTGACCGACGCCGATGTCATCGGCGTTGCCGGCGCGGCGCTGCCGCTGATCGAATCGGTCGTCGCGCAGGCGATTGCCGCGCTATGCGCCGAAGCGGTCGGGGCGATGGCGGCGGCGTACGAGGAAACCGTCGAGTACCTCAAGGTGCGCAAGCAGTTTGGCGTCGCCATCGGTTCCTTCCAGGCATTGCAGCACCGCGCGGTGGACATGCTGGTCATGGTCGAGCAGGCACGCAGCATGGCGCTGTTTGCCACGATGATGAGCGGGGAGCAGGACGTAGCGGAGCGCGAACGCAGCATCGCGGCGGCCAAGGTGCAGATTGGCCGGGCTGCGCGCTTTGTGGGCCAGCAGGGCGTGCAACTGCATGGCGGCATCGGTATGACCGAGGAATGCAAGGTTGGCCACTACCTGCGCCGCCTGAGCGTGATCGACATCCTGTTCGGCGCTGCCGAACACCATTTGGCCCAGCTCGCCCGCGCGGGCGGACTGATCGACGCGGCTGCGTAA